The Chitinophaga lutea genome contains the following window.
GGTACGTTCGGTAACGGTGCCTTTCACCTGCAATACAAATTCCCGGCCCAGGGGCTGGTTGTCGAGCTGGGCGTTGAGCGATTCTCCGAGCAGCAGTTGCGTAATGCCGTAGCGGTCGCGCAGGTCTATAAACGTAATGCTTCCAAACTTGCGGACGGTTTGCACCCATCCCGCCAGTGTCACCGGCTGGCTTGCATGTTCCATGCGCAATTCACCACATGTGTGCGATCTGTACATTTGTTCTGATTCTTTTAATAAAGGAGGTCAAAGATAAGATATGGATATCTGAAAATCTACCTCAGCGCATTAAAATACCGTTTAATATCTATTTCGGGCCGCATGGGCGCGCCTTCGAGCAGCTGCCGGCGGAACTGCGCCGCCGCCCAGGGAGCCAGGGAACAGCCTTTGGAGCCCATCCCGTTGAAGATGCCGACCTGCGGATATTTCGGGTGCATGCCCACGAACGGCCGCCGGTCCATCCCGGACGGGCGTACGGCCGCGATATGCCCTTTCACCGAAAACGGCACTTTCAACAGCTCCAGCAGGCTGCTTTCGAGGGAAGCGCGGGCTGTTTCCGTAGGCGCCGCATCGGGATAATCCCACGAAAACGAAGCGCCGGCCCAGTAGGTACAGCCTTCCAGCGGCACGAGGGTAATGCTTTTTTTGATGATATCGGGGGTTTCAAACCCGGGCACCTCCACCACCAGCGCCTCGCCTTTGTTAGGCAAAAACTTCAGCCCGCCGAAATAGGGGTTGGCGGGGCTTTCCACGCCTTCGCAGAAAATCACGGCTTTCGCCTGCAACCCTTTGTAAGCCACGCCATCAGGCAGCAGCTCCAGCGCCCGCACGTCGAACCGCTCTTCCCGCAGCTGCTCCCGGCTTTGCAGGGCCGCGCGCCAGGCGGGCAGCAGCGCGCCCAGCTGCACATTGGCGCCTTTGACGATACCGGCGCCGAAGGGCTGCAGCAGTTCGTTGCCGTGGCGGGCGGAGGAGGGCTGCTCCATATACGGCGCCGCCTGGCCGTTGCCGGCCGCCTCGCCAAAAGCGTCTCTCATCTGCGCGGAAGGCCACACGCTCCAGATATCGCGGGGATGGAAGCAGGCAATGCCCAGCGCGGCTTCCAGGGCGCGGTAGGTGCCTTGCGCCTCAGGGAAAATGGTATCGTACAGCCATGCCAGCTCAAACCGCCGGCCGGATACGGGGTTGATGATGCCGGCGGCCGTGCGGGAGGCGGTATGGGGCCGGGCATCGTCGTATACGAGCACCCGCTGCCCGGCCTGGTGCAGTTCCCAGCTGAGCAGGGTGCCGGAAATGCCCTGGCCTACAATGATATAGTCGTACCGGTTTGCCATTGGAAACGCAAATGTAATGTATGCCCCAAAACAAAACGTCCCCGCTACCAAAGGCAGCGGGGACGCCATTCGTGCAATATGTTATCAGGCAGGTACTGCTTTTGCTTTCAGCACTTCCGCCATTTTTTTGCCGATGTCTGCGGGGCTGTCCACCACGTGAACGCCGCACTCGCGCATGATTTTCATTTTAGCTGCAGCGGTATCGTCCGCACCGCCGATGATGGCGCCTGCGTGGCCCATGCGGCGGCCCGGAGGCGCTGTCTGGCCGGCGATGAAACCTACTACGGGCTTGGTGCCGTGGGCTTTGATCCACTGGGCTGCTTCCGCTTCCATGCTGCCGCCGATCTCACCGATCATGATGATCGCTTCGGTTTCGGGGTCGTTCATCAGCAGTTCCACCGCTTCGCGGGTGGGGGTGCCGATGATCGGGTCGCCGCCGATACCGATGGCGGTAGATACGCCCAGGCCGGCTTTCACCACCTGGTCGGCCGCCTCGTAAGTGAGGGTGCCTGATTTGGAAACGATGCCCACACGGCCTTTCTTGAAGATGAAACCGGGCATGATACCCACTTTCGCTTCTTCGGCAGTGATCACACCGGGACAGTTAGGCCCTACCAGGCGGGTTTTGCGGCCCTGGAGGTAGTTTTTGGCCCTTACCATATCCTGTACGGGAATACCTTCCGTGATACAAACAACCAGCGCGATGCCCGCATCTGCCGCTTCCATAATGGCGTCCGCAGCAAAAGCCGGGGGCACAAAAATGATAGATACATCCGCTCCTGTTGCCTTTACAGCATCAGCCACGGTATTGAACACCGGGCGCTCGAGGTGGGAGCTGCCGCCCTTACCGGGCGTTACGCCACCTACCACGTTGGTGCCGTACTCGATCATTTGGGTGGCATGGAAAGTACCTTCAGTACCGGTAAATCCCTGCACAATCACTTTACTATGCTTATTTACTAAAACACTCATCGCGCTTGATTTAATTAATATTTACGTTAAGGTGGGGCAAAAATAACGGATAATGGCTAAAAAAGAAAGGAACTGCCGGCGGTTGAGGAATATTAACTATTTGATGAGGATCCCCCGGCTTTTTTCCGCCATTGTTTGTCGCGGAACATCTCCATTTTCCGCATTTCCTTGATGTCCTGGAAAAACTCGGAGGCGAAAATGAAGTCGTTCAGCAGCTGGTCGTCGGAGAAAATGATGTCTTCGTTGCTCCCCTCCCACTGTTTTTTGCCCTCGTGCATGTAGATGATATGATCGCCGCTTTCCATCACGGTGTTCATATCGTGGGTGTTCACCACGGTGGTGATCTTGTAATCCTGCGTCAGGTCTTTGATGAGTTTATCGATCACCAGGGAGGTCTGCGGGTCGAGGCCGGAGTTGGGCTCGTCTACGAACAGGTATTTGGGATTGAGCACGATGGCCCGGGCGATGCCCACGCGCTTTTTCATCCCGCCGCTGATTTCGGCGGGGTATTTTTTATTGGCGTCTTTCAGCTGCACACGGTCGAGCACTTCCTGCACCCGCTTTTTCCGGTCTCTATAACTCTTGTCTGAAAACATATCGAGGGGGAACATCACGTTCTGCTCCACGGTCATACTGTCGAACAGGGCGGAGCCCTGGAACAGCATGCCGATCGCCTGGCGGATGGGTTTCTTTTCCTTATCGTCCATGGCGGTGAAGTCTTCGTTGTTGTACAGCACCTGCCCGCTGTCTACCTGCATGAGGCCCACCATGCATTTCATGAGCACGGTTTTGCCGCTGCCGCTGGCGCCGATGATGAGGTTTGTTTTACCGGCTTCCATTTTCGCAGACACGTCTTTCAGGATTTCCTTTTCTCCAAAGCTTTTCCGGATGTTTTTCAATTCAATCATAACTCAGTCTTCGAAAGTTGAACATTAGAGCAAAATGGCCGCCAGCACATAGTCGGCAAAAAGGATCAGCACGCAGCTCACCACCACGGCAGTTGTACTGGCCCGTCCTATTTCCAGCGCGCCGCCGGTTACGTTGTAGCCGTAATAGGCCGGTATGCTGGATATGATGAAGGAATACGTATACGCTTTACTGAGGGCAAAAAACACATTATAGCCGTCAAAGGAAGCGCGCAGGCCCTCCATGAACTGATCGTGCGAGATGATGCCGCTGAGCTTGCCGGCCTCGAGGCCGCCGTAAATACCGAGGAAGGCCGCAATCACCACCAGTGCCGGAATCGTGAGCATGGCCGCCAGTATTTTGGGAAGGATGAGATACGCTTTGGTATTGATGCCCATGATCTCCTGCGCGTCTATCTGTTCGGAAATGCGCATGTTGCCCAGCTCGGAGGCGATCTTGGAACCTACTACCCCGCCCAGTACGATACAGACCATGGTGGGGGCCAGTTCGATGACGATGGTGTCCCGCACCACCTGGGCGATCACGGTTTTGGGGATGAGGCCGCTCACCAGCTGGTAAGCCGTTTGTACGGTGGTTACCGCACCCAGGAACAGGGAGATGATCACTACGATGCCGAGCGACCCGATGCCGATCTCCACACACTGATGCATAAATTCCTTCCAGTACATCCTGAAGTTCTCCGGCCGGGAGAACATCCCTTTCAACATCAGCAGGAACCTGCCGAAATGGTAAAACAATTTGAACTCCATAACCTGTCAAAGATAGTCTGAAAAACAATTCGTGGGCCAGCCAAAGGGTTATTTATCGCAAGCTGTTCACCAGAAGGCGCTTCAGGCTGCGCTCGATGATCTCGCCCATGGTGCGGCAGCGGGCAAATACAGGATCATGATAATGCTGGGCCAGTTCCTCGCCCAGCTGGCTGATCTTTTCAGGGAAAGAAACCCGGTCGGTCATGATAACATCGCGCAGGTCTTTGATACGATGCCGCTGCGCCTTGATGCGGCGGGCGATCAGGGAACGCTCTTCCTGCTGGTACTGCTTCACCACCTCGGCATTGAGGTGTTTCATGGCCAGCTCCACGAACACGCGGTTCTCCTTGAAAAACTGCGGCATGTAGAGGGTTTTCTTGCCTTCGTAAAACTGCTGGTCGAAGTCGATGGCCCGGATGCGGAACTGCACATCGTCGAAGTCGGGCGTGATGTCGAAGATGAAATTGTACGACCGCATGTCGCCCAGCAGGCGCACAAAGCAGCGTTCGTTGAACTTCACGAACTCCTTGGCGATACGCTTCGGGTTGAATTCCGGCCGGTGGAGGTAGTCTTTGGCGAACTGGTCGCCGGGCACCCCGGCGATGTGCTCCTCCACGAGCGTGTTGCCGTCTACGAGGAAGTTCATCCAGTAAGGCGACAGGATATGCTCCAGTTCGAGGCCATATATGCGCGAGGCGTCGGCTATCTTGATATAAAAATAGTCGTACACCTCGTTGTAGTTATTGACGATCTTGATGCGGAAAGGATGGGAATTGCCGAAGGTGCAATAGTCGATGCGCTCGATGTGCAGGTGCTCTTCGGCCCCCTGGTCGCCGCCCGCCTTCATGATGGAATAGATGCGCTTGAGCCCGGCGTGCAGCGCAGGCGTCATGCTCTGCGGGTACAGCACCGATTCCCACAGGGTGTCTTTCCCGGCCTTGTCGTACAGCGGAATGCCGTATTCGTAATACTTCAGCTCTTCGTACGACACGGGCAGCTGCACCTCGCGCCCGTACATTTTCAGGTAATTCCTGAAGGCCGGGTTGAGCGGGAAGAATATCTTTTTCCGGGAGATGGACTGCATTTCGAATGTGTTCCGTTGAGACTGTAAAATAAATAAAAAAACAACGGGGACATCCTGCACTACGCCTTAATTCGCAACGATGCCATACAAACAGGTAACATGCCGCCGATATTATCCGAACAGCCTGAATGCCGGGCGATCATTAGACGGCACCATTTCTCCCGGGTCACTACTCCTTGATAAGTCCTTTTTCCTTCAGCCGCTTGAGCATCCGCTTCGCGGTGTTCTGTCCCCACACGTTACCCATTTCTCCCGCTTCGCGCATCACTGACGGCAAACGCTGGATCATTTTCTGACCGAGTGGCGTTTTGTAAAACCCGATCATCTCCCGCATCTCTTCCTCGGAGAAATTCTTTTGATAAACAGGCACCATCATCTCGAGCAGCTCATCCACCACTATTTCTTTTCTCATCTCTGCCCAGGCGGTATCACCAACGTCCGGCATCTGGGCTTTGAACTGTGCAAAAAGCTGATCCATCATCTGCACCATCAGCTGGCGCATGCCGGTGAGCGCCGCCAGTTCTTTAACGCTTTCTGCTTTGGCCATGGACTGGGCCGATGCGGCGAATGTACAGCCGATAAAAATGAGGAGGACTACGATGGTCTTTTTCATGGTAACAGGGTGTTTTAAAAGGGCGACACAGGGAGCGCCGCCCCGTATTCATTATTTCTTCTTTCCGCTCTTCGCGTCCTCCGCCTTGCAGCACTTCGTCTGCGCGTCCACCACGGCAATCAGCACCACGTTCACGATCTGCCGCACGGTGGAGCCGAGCTGCAGGATGTGCACGGGTTTTTTCATGCCGAGCAGGATGGGGCCGATGGCGTCGAAGCCGGCCACTTCCTGCAGCAGGTTGTACGCCACGTTACCGGCGGCCAGGTTGGGGAAGATGAGGGTGTTCACATCTTCGCCGATCAGCTCGGAGAAGGGGTAGTTATCTTTCAGGATCTCTTTGTTGAAAGCCATCGCCGCCTGGATCTCGCCGTCTACGGTCAGCGTGGGATCCATTTTTTTCACCAGCTCGCGGGCGCGGCTCATGGTCTGCGCTTCCGGGGTGGGGCTGGATCCGAAGTTGGAATACGACAGCATGGCGATGCGGGGCGTGATGTTGAACTGGCGCACTTCTTTGGCTACCAGCATGGTGATATCCGCCAGCTCTTCCGCGGTGGGATTGAAGTTGACGGTGGTATCGGCGAGGAACAGCGGGCCGCGCTTGGTATTGATGATATACATACCAGCCACCCGCTTGGCGCCTTCTTCCATCCCGATCACCTGCAGGGCAGGCCGGATGGTATCGGGGTATTTGCGGGTGAGGCCGGAGATGAGCGCATCGGCCTGGCCGGTTTCCACCATCATACAGCCGAAGTAGTTACGCTCGCGCATGATCTTTTTGGCTTCATACAGGTTGAAACCTTTGCGCTGGCGTTTCTGGAAAAACAGTTCGCCGAAGCGGTGACGGGTTTCGCTCATTTCGTCGCTCTTCGGGTCCACGATCTGCACGTCGTCGATGTCGATGCTGTTTTCGGCCATGAGCGAACGGATGCGTTTTTCGTTGCCGAGCAGGATGGGGATGGCGATGCCTTCGTCGTTCACCACCTGGGCGGCCTTGAGGATCTTGATATTGTCGGCCTCCGCGAATACCACGCGGCGCGGGTCTTTGCGGGCTTTGGAGCCGATCACGCGGAACAGCTGGTTATCGAGGCCGAGGCGGTTGTTGAGCACTTCGCGGTAGGCATCCCAGTCTGTAATGGGCGCCTGCGCCACGCCGCTGTCCATCGCCGCTTTGGCCACTGCGGGCGCTACGGTGCTGAGCAGGCGCGGGTCGAGCGGTTTGGGAATGATATAGTTGGGGCCGAATACCAGGTTACGCTCGTTGTAAGCAAGGTTCACGATATCGGGCACGGGCGACTTGGCAAGGTCGGCCAGCGCATGCACAGCGGCCAGTTTCATGGCTTCGTTGATCTGCGTGGCCCGCACGTCGAGCGCGCCGCGGAAGATGTACGGGAAGCCCAGTACGTTGTTCACCTGGTTGGGATAATCGGAGCGGCCGGTGGCCATGATCACGTCTTTGCGCGCGCCCACCGCCATGTCCCAGGGAATTTCCGGATCGGGGTTGGCCATCGCGAACACGATGGGATGTTTCGCCATGCTTTTGACCATTTCGGCGGTTACCACGTTGCCGACAGACAGCCCCACGAACACATCGGCGCCTTTGAGGGCCTCGGTGAGGCTGGTGGCTTTGGATGTGGTAGCGAACACCTGTTTCATCTCATCGAGGTCTGCCCGCTGTTTGTTCAGCACCCCGTCTTTATCGAACATGATAAAGTTCTCGGGTTTGGCGCCGAGCGACACGTACAGCCGCACGCAGGCCATGGCGGCGGCGCCGGCGCCGTTCACCACGAACTTCACTTTTTCTATTTTC
Protein-coding sequences here:
- a CDS encoding NAD(P)/FAD-dependent oxidoreductase — protein: MANRYDYIIVGQGISGTLLSWELHQAGQRVLVYDDARPHTASRTAAGIINPVSGRRFELAWLYDTIFPEAQGTYRALEAALGIACFHPRDIWSVWPSAQMRDAFGEAAGNGQAAPYMEQPSSARHGNELLQPFGAGIVKGANVQLGALLPAWRAALQSREQLREERFDVRALELLPDGVAYKGLQAKAVIFCEGVESPANPYFGGLKFLPNKGEALVVEVPGFETPDIIKKSITLVPLEGCTYWAGASFSWDYPDAAPTETARASLESSLLELLKVPFSVKGHIAAVRPSGMDRRPFVGMHPKYPQVGIFNGMGSKGCSLAPWAAAQFRRQLLEGAPMRPEIDIKRYFNALR
- the sucD gene encoding succinate--CoA ligase subunit alpha, whose protein sequence is MSVLVNKHSKVIVQGFTGTEGTFHATQMIEYGTNVVGGVTPGKGGSSHLERPVFNTVADAVKATGADVSIIFVPPAFAADAIMEAADAGIALVVCITEGIPVQDMVRAKNYLQGRKTRLVGPNCPGVITAEEAKVGIMPGFIFKKGRVGIVSKSGTLTYEAADQVVKAGLGVSTAIGIGGDPIIGTPTREAVELLMNDPETEAIIMIGEIGGSMEAEAAQWIKAHGTKPVVGFIAGQTAPPGRRMGHAGAIIGGADDTAAAKMKIMRECGVHVVDSPADIGKKMAEVLKAKAVPA
- a CDS encoding ABC transporter ATP-binding protein — encoded protein: MIELKNIRKSFGEKEILKDVSAKMEAGKTNLIIGASGSGKTVLMKCMVGLMQVDSGQVLYNNEDFTAMDDKEKKPIRQAIGMLFQGSALFDSMTVEQNVMFPLDMFSDKSYRDRKKRVQEVLDRVQLKDANKKYPAEISGGMKKRVGIARAIVLNPKYLFVDEPNSGLDPQTSLVIDKLIKDLTQDYKITTVVNTHDMNTVMESGDHIIYMHEGKKQWEGSNEDIIFSDDQLLNDFIFASEFFQDIKEMRKMEMFRDKQWRKKAGGSSSNS
- a CDS encoding MlaE family ABC transporter permease; amino-acid sequence: MEFKLFYHFGRFLLMLKGMFSRPENFRMYWKEFMHQCVEIGIGSLGIVVIISLFLGAVTTVQTAYQLVSGLIPKTVIAQVVRDTIVIELAPTMVCIVLGGVVGSKIASELGNMRISEQIDAQEIMGINTKAYLILPKILAAMLTIPALVVIAAFLGIYGGLEAGKLSGIISHDQFMEGLRASFDGYNVFFALSKAYTYSFIISSIPAYYGYNVTGGALEIGRASTTAVVVSCVLILFADYVLAAILL
- a CDS encoding DUF2059 domain-containing protein, whose translation is MKKTIVVLLIFIGCTFAASAQSMAKAESVKELAALTGMRQLMVQMMDQLFAQFKAQMPDVGDTAWAEMRKEIVVDELLEMMVPVYQKNFSEEEMREMIGFYKTPLGQKMIQRLPSVMREAGEMGNVWGQNTAKRMLKRLKEKGLIKE
- a CDS encoding NADP-dependent malic enzyme, whose protein sequence is MAKKLNKQDALDYHAKGRPGKIEVIPTKDTKTQWDLSLAYSPGVAEPCKEIARDVENVYKYTAKGNLVAVISNGTAVLGLGDIGPEAGKPVMEGKGVLFKIFADIDVFDIELSSKTVDEFVQVVKAMEPTFGGINLEDIKSPECFAIEERLRKELKIPVMHDDQHGTAIISSAALLNALELVKKKIEKVKFVVNGAGAAAMACVRLYVSLGAKPENFIMFDKDGVLNKQRADLDEMKQVFATTSKATSLTEALKGADVFVGLSVGNVVTAEMVKSMAKHPIVFAMANPDPEIPWDMAVGARKDVIMATGRSDYPNQVNNVLGFPYIFRGALDVRATQINEAMKLAAVHALADLAKSPVPDIVNLAYNERNLVFGPNYIIPKPLDPRLLSTVAPAVAKAAMDSGVAQAPITDWDAYREVLNNRLGLDNQLFRVIGSKARKDPRRVVFAEADNIKILKAAQVVNDEGIAIPILLGNEKRIRSLMAENSIDIDDVQIVDPKSDEMSETRHRFGELFFQKRQRKGFNLYEAKKIMRERNYFGCMMVETGQADALISGLTRKYPDTIRPALQVIGMEEGAKRVAGMYIINTKRGPLFLADTTVNFNPTAEELADITMLVAKEVRQFNITPRIAMLSYSNFGSSPTPEAQTMSRARELVKKMDPTLTVDGEIQAAMAFNKEILKDNYPFSELIGEDVNTLIFPNLAAGNVAYNLLQEVAGFDAIGPILLGMKKPVHILQLGSTVRQIVNVVLIAVVDAQTKCCKAEDAKSGKKK